A region of Subtercola boreus DNA encodes the following proteins:
- a CDS encoding Gfo/Idh/MocA family protein, whose amino-acid sequence MSAPLRVSFASGVRHALPYLQLLGRDPRVEIVGVAEHDDCPDWMIADSRRAAADAGVPWLGDIARALDSQAVDLVVVCSEPTRHARLAIDALERGIDVLIDKPVAATLADADAVAAAAHRSGRICTVVNRTHAPGLRRARAWVDAGHLGLPRHIDVEFLASGAHFATSVERPELVVDPALSGGGELLNFLGYCVDSIRYLTGLETVSVYAMAGSLFDNGHARFGVEDTAVVSLGLEHGVTATVTVGRVPFAPGLGPTSTSIRLLGSHGHASIDDDRPAVTRFGHEPSVSSHALGGGGSEAALAGFFTHLVDALAAGRAPDYGIADARASVSVIDAAYRAIASGAVTVPR is encoded by the coding sequence ATGAGCGCTCCGCTCAGAGTGAGTTTCGCCTCAGGCGTGCGGCATGCGCTGCCCTACCTCCAGCTGCTCGGCCGTGACCCGCGCGTCGAGATCGTCGGGGTGGCAGAGCACGACGACTGCCCCGACTGGATGATCGCCGACAGCCGCCGCGCGGCAGCAGATGCAGGCGTACCGTGGCTCGGCGACATCGCGCGGGCCCTCGATTCCCAGGCCGTCGACCTTGTCGTGGTCTGCAGCGAACCGACCCGGCACGCCCGGCTGGCCATCGACGCCCTCGAGCGCGGCATAGACGTGCTCATCGACAAGCCGGTAGCGGCGACCCTGGCCGACGCGGATGCCGTCGCAGCGGCCGCCCACCGCTCCGGCCGGATCTGCACCGTCGTGAACCGCACCCACGCCCCGGGGCTTCGCCGGGCCCGTGCCTGGGTCGACGCCGGGCACCTCGGCCTGCCGCGGCACATCGACGTCGAGTTCCTCGCGAGCGGCGCCCACTTCGCCACGTCGGTCGAGCGCCCCGAGCTGGTCGTCGACCCCGCCCTCAGCGGTGGCGGCGAGCTGCTGAACTTTCTGGGCTACTGCGTCGACAGCATCCGGTACCTGACCGGCCTCGAGACGGTGAGCGTCTACGCGATGGCCGGCTCGCTGTTCGACAATGGGCACGCTCGCTTCGGTGTCGAAGACACGGCGGTCGTCTCGCTGGGGCTCGAACACGGAGTGACAGCAACCGTGACCGTCGGTCGCGTTCCCTTCGCTCCCGGGCTCGGGCCGACAAGCACGAGCATCCGGCTCCTCGGATCTCACGGGCACGCGAGCATCGACGATGACCGGCCGGCCGTCACGCGCTTCGGCCATGAACCGTCGGTCAGCTCCCACGCCCTCGGCGGAGGCGGATCGGAGGCCGCACTGGCCGGGTTCTTCACCCACCTCGTCGATGCACTGGCGGCCGGGCGGGCGCCGGACTACGGCATTGCGGATGCCCGCGCCTCCGTCTCGGTGATCGACGCCGCCTACCGGGCCATCGCTTCGGGTGCCGTCACGGTGCCGCGATGA
- a CDS encoding DUF4862 family protein, with amino-acid sequence MIVGAYAASPPDLAAAPELEEQWYRRLRRAPGITGLELPFTTTLHPEGMARLAHLLDQAWRNVVTCVPGTGRILLTDPFYGLASDDPAGRRRALDDLRTVHAEVTELSDVLGAGCVQAIQVQSAPNRTVASSSAAAFAASLAELQALDWQGAALMVEHCDAFLPDAAWAAQKGFLTLEEEISAVQDARASVTRLGHTINWARSVIETRDPLEANRHSALLRETGALTALMFSGVSPDKTGYGEAWLDAHLPPAPELPSAGLPEADGAEPASLLTTEAMGAALATAGPLLYAGVKVGAKPGATSVDQRLQPTLLTLGALAALTS; translated from the coding sequence ATGATCGTCGGCGCCTATGCGGCCTCGCCGCCCGACCTCGCCGCGGCACCGGAGCTCGAAGAGCAGTGGTACCGCCGTCTGCGCCGGGCGCCGGGTATCACCGGGCTGGAGCTGCCCTTCACCACAACGCTTCACCCGGAGGGCATGGCGAGGCTCGCGCACCTGCTCGACCAAGCCTGGCGAAACGTCGTGACCTGTGTTCCGGGAACCGGTCGCATCCTCCTCACCGATCCGTTCTACGGTCTGGCTTCGGACGACCCGGCAGGCCGCCGACGCGCACTCGACGATCTGCGAACGGTGCACGCCGAGGTCACGGAGCTGTCCGACGTGCTCGGGGCGGGATGCGTGCAGGCGATCCAGGTGCAGTCGGCACCGAACCGCACCGTCGCCTCGTCGTCGGCCGCTGCCTTCGCCGCATCGCTGGCCGAACTCCAGGCGCTCGACTGGCAGGGAGCCGCCCTGATGGTGGAGCACTGCGACGCGTTCCTGCCGGATGCCGCGTGGGCTGCCCAGAAGGGTTTTCTCACGCTGGAGGAGGAGATCAGTGCGGTTCAGGATGCCCGGGCGAGCGTCACGCGCCTCGGCCACACCATCAACTGGGCACGATCGGTCATCGAGACCCGCGATCCCCTGGAGGCGAACCGCCATTCGGCACTGCTCCGCGAGACGGGTGCACTCACCGCACTGATGTTCTCGGGGGTCTCTCCCGACAAGACGGGCTACGGCGAGGCCTGGCTGGATGCGCACCTGCCCCCCGCTCCGGAACTCCCCTCTGCGGGGCTTCCGGAAGCAGACGGCGCCGAACCGGCGTCACTGCTCACGACCGAGGCGATGGGTGCAGCCCTGGCCACCGCGGGCCCGCTGCTCTACGCCGGGGTGAAGGTGGGTGCTAAGCCGGGAGCGACATCCGTCGACCAGCGCCTCCAGCCCACCCTTCTGACGCTCGGCGCGCTCGCTGCCCTCACGAGCTGA
- a CDS encoding glucosamine-6-phosphate deaminase — MSEVVIAADAEEAGALAAGIIGRLVQDDPAAVLGVATGSTPLPLYRALATLGLDFRGVTAFALDEYVGLPPGHAESYRQVIEREVVGPLGLDPTRVHVPNGDPEELAHAGSDYEAAIALAGGVDVQILGIGTDGHIGFNEPGSSLASPTRVKTLTPETRADNARFFDSIDDVPMHCVTQGIGTILRARHLILLAFGEAKASALAAAVEGPVTASVPASAIQLHPRVTVIVDEAAAAQLERADYYRYVFANRPAWQQL; from the coding sequence GTGTCTGAAGTTGTGATCGCCGCCGATGCGGAGGAGGCCGGCGCTCTGGCTGCTGGCATCATCGGTCGGTTGGTGCAGGATGATCCTGCCGCCGTGCTGGGAGTGGCGACCGGCTCCACCCCCCTTCCGCTCTACCGGGCGTTGGCGACCCTGGGGCTCGACTTCAGAGGAGTCACTGCGTTCGCCCTCGACGAGTACGTCGGGCTGCCGCCCGGGCATGCCGAGAGCTACCGGCAGGTCATCGAACGCGAAGTGGTCGGGCCGCTCGGGCTCGACCCGACGCGGGTGCATGTGCCGAACGGCGACCCGGAGGAGCTGGCGCACGCCGGCTCCGACTACGAAGCCGCGATCGCTCTGGCGGGCGGCGTCGACGTGCAGATTCTCGGCATCGGCACCGATGGTCACATCGGGTTCAACGAGCCGGGGTCGTCGCTCGCCTCACCGACGCGCGTCAAAACGCTGACACCGGAGACGCGCGCGGACAACGCACGGTTCTTCGACTCGATCGACGACGTGCCGATGCACTGCGTCACCCAGGGGATCGGCACCATCCTGCGTGCACGGCACCTCATTCTCCTGGCGTTCGGCGAGGCCAAAGCGAGCGCGCTCGCCGCGGCGGTCGAAGGGCCGGTGACGGCATCTGTGCCGGCCTCCGCCATCCAGCTGCACCCCCGCGTGACGGTGATCGTCGACGAGGCCGCGGCCGCCCAGCTCGAACGTGCCGACTACTACCGGTACGTCTTCGCGAACCGCCCCGCCTGGCAGCAGCTCTGA
- a CDS encoding sialidase family protein produces the protein MSHRRWLSSLVGIAVVGGLALSGAGAAQATPTDPPGTFAQQNLGSTLTGTFAAYRIPALASLGNNVVVAAWDGRPTSAADSPNPNSIVMRRSTDNGATWAAQTVVRAGNPDTAGNGAAKTGYSDPSFVWDSVAAKLFVFSVYSKDQGFAGSGYGNDDANRSIISAQVSESTDLGLTWGAPRLITTVVKPGTSSSSSPQPGAVKGMFASSGEGIQLKYGAHAGRLVQQFAGTVLQADGSTAVQAYSVYSDDHGVTWTRGAFVGTGMDENKVVELSNGSLLLNSRTSTGGSRKVATSTDGGQTWGAVTVDTDLPDPANNASITRLFPDAALGSADAAKLLFTNADSTSSRQNVSARVSCDDGATWSSVRPIAPGFSAYSTATRLGNGQLGVLYESSYTTGIQFARFSDAWLDYSCPSAATATTSIDGVHITGSRNDAGRNVTTQPYVAGELVSYAFAVTNTFSTTVTVAPTSGNVSPLVPPGTGNCRYTNLAAGAGYTCSTPKHTVTAAEVAQGYFVPDSTWTVTSVSTSTARVIGARVALR, from the coding sequence ATGTCGCATCGCCGCTGGTTGTCATCACTCGTGGGAATCGCCGTCGTCGGCGGTCTGGCGCTCTCCGGCGCCGGCGCCGCCCAGGCGACACCGACCGATCCGCCGGGTACCTTCGCCCAACAGAACCTCGGCTCGACGCTCACCGGCACCTTCGCCGCGTATCGCATTCCAGCGCTCGCCTCCCTGGGCAACAACGTCGTCGTAGCGGCGTGGGACGGGCGGCCCACCAGTGCGGCCGACTCGCCGAACCCGAACTCGATCGTGATGCGGCGCAGCACCGACAACGGTGCAACGTGGGCTGCGCAGACCGTCGTTCGTGCCGGCAACCCCGATACCGCCGGCAATGGCGCCGCCAAGACCGGGTACAGCGACCCGAGCTTCGTCTGGGACTCCGTGGCCGCGAAGCTCTTCGTGTTCTCGGTCTACTCGAAAGACCAGGGCTTTGCAGGAAGCGGGTACGGCAACGACGACGCGAACCGCAGCATCATCAGCGCGCAGGTGTCGGAGTCGACGGACCTGGGCCTGACGTGGGGTGCCCCCCGACTGATCACGACGGTCGTGAAGCCCGGAACCAGCAGCAGCAGCAGTCCCCAGCCGGGTGCCGTCAAGGGAATGTTCGCCTCGTCGGGAGAGGGCATCCAGTTGAAGTACGGCGCGCACGCGGGCCGGCTCGTGCAGCAGTTCGCCGGAACCGTGCTCCAGGCGGACGGTTCCACGGCTGTCCAGGCCTACTCGGTCTATTCCGACGACCACGGGGTGACCTGGACTCGTGGCGCCTTCGTCGGCACGGGAATGGATGAGAACAAGGTCGTCGAGCTGTCGAACGGTTCGCTGCTCTTGAACTCGCGCACCAGTACGGGCGGCAGTCGCAAGGTCGCGACCTCGACCGATGGCGGTCAGACCTGGGGTGCAGTGACCGTCGACACGGATCTGCCCGATCCCGCCAACAATGCGTCCATCACGCGGTTGTTCCCCGACGCGGCGCTGGGTTCTGCGGACGCGGCCAAGCTGCTGTTCACCAATGCGGACAGCACCAGCTCCCGGCAGAACGTGTCCGCCCGCGTCTCCTGTGACGACGGTGCGACCTGGTCGTCGGTACGTCCGATCGCTCCCGGGTTCTCGGCCTATTCGACGGCGACCAGGCTGGGCAACGGGCAGCTCGGGGTTCTCTACGAGTCGAGCTACACCACGGGCATCCAGTTCGCCCGGTTCAGCGACGCGTGGCTCGACTACAGCTGCCCCTCGGCTGCGACGGCCACAACGTCGATCGATGGGGTGCACATCACGGGTTCCCGGAATGATGCGGGACGGAACGTCACCACCCAGCCCTATGTGGCGGGCGAGCTGGTCTCGTACGCCTTCGCGGTCACCAACACCTTCTCGACAACCGTCACCGTTGCCCCGACGTCGGGAAACGTCTCACCGCTCGTTCCCCCGGGCACGGGCAACTGCCGATACACCAACCTCGCTGCCGGGGCCGGCTACACGTGCTCGACACCGAAACACACGGTGACGGCCGCCGAGGTCGCTCAGGGCTACTTCGTTCCAGATTCCACCTGGACGGTCACCAGCGTTTCGACGTCGACCGCACGGGTGATCGGTGCGCGCGTGGCGCTGAGGTAG